In Candidatus Eremiobacterota bacterium, a single window of DNA contains:
- a CDS encoding respiratory nitrate reductase subunit gamma: MIPSLMLCSYGAFVLLVFGLLYRTVLWLSTPAPLRIPLWPVPRGPVSAVFRVLGEALVFRSLLRENKALWVASLAFHYSLLLILVKHLRYLWPPPVPQWLVALQSAGIVPACIFIASLLYLLARRCSRAPLAYLSTPEDYLVLLYLAAIALTGILMKYCFQTDLLAVKFFLQSLLSLRAPSFDHNIIFPTVIFTVHYLLVCALAAYVPFGKLLHGAALFFSPPLTQAGAGKRHKNPWNSEEQR, translated from the coding sequence TTGATACCATCGTTGATGCTCTGCAGCTATGGCGCTTTTGTGCTCCTGGTCTTCGGGCTTCTCTACCGAACGGTGCTCTGGCTTTCCACGCCTGCGCCTCTCAGGATACCGCTCTGGCCTGTTCCCCGCGGCCCTGTGAGCGCAGTGTTCCGTGTCCTTGGAGAAGCTCTTGTTTTCAGGAGCCTTCTCAGGGAGAACAAGGCCCTCTGGGTTGCCTCCCTCGCCTTTCACTACTCGCTCCTTCTCATCCTGGTCAAGCATCTCCGCTATCTCTGGCCGCCTCCAGTACCGCAGTGGCTCGTTGCCCTCCAGTCAGCAGGCATCGTGCCCGCATGCATTTTCATTGCCTCCCTTCTCTATCTCCTTGCAAGGCGCTGCTCCAGGGCACCCCTTGCGTACCTCTCCACCCCTGAGGATTACCTGGTCCTGCTTTATCTTGCAGCAATCGCTCTCACGGGCATTCTGATGAAATATTGCTTCCAGACAGATCTTCTCGCAGTGAAGTTCTTCCTGCAGAGCCTGCTCAGTCTGCGTGCACCTTCCTTTGACCATAACATCATATTTCCCACGGTGATTTTCACAGTCCATTACCTCCTTGTCTGCGCCCTTGCGGCCTATGTGCCCTTCGGCAAGCTTCTGCACGGCGCCGCTCTCTTCTTCTCGCCGCCACTCACCCAGGCGGGTGCAGGGAAGAGGCATAAAAATCCCTGGAACAGTGAGGAGCAGCGATGA
- a CDS encoding sodium-translocating pyrophosphatase yields the protein MKPDIIKVCAAIVLIMAVFAPLAFASETDIPLPELNSVFTIGGSQIPGRTLLIVGLLVCLLGGLFGLIQYMQVKKLPAHKSMLEVSNVIWETCKTYLIQQGKFLLALEIIIGICILYYFKVLKDLPLLKVIGILIWSVVGIAGSYGVAWFGIRMNTLSNSRTAFASLAGKPFPIFEIPLKAGMSIGLLLVSVELLIMLGILLFVGPEEAGACFIGFAIGESLGASVLRICGGIFTKIADIGSDLMKIVFNIKEDDARNPGVIADCTGDNAGDSVGPTADGFETYGVTGVALIVFICLAVQAQFQSDLIIWIFTMRVLMIITSMLSYWLNSILSRALYGKREDLDFEQPLTNLVWLTSILSILMTYLTSFLLLSPLSQTHPGLWWKLATIISCGTLAAAVIPELTKIFTSSNSSHVKEIVNASREGGASLTILSGLVAGNFSAFWMGLTLLGLMLIAWLTSQAGLDVFLFPKYSSVFAFGLVAFGFLGMGPVTIAVDSYGPVTDNAQSIYELSLIEQIPDVKEELKKDFGFEPNFEEAKHFLEKNDGAGNTFKATAKPVLIGTAVVGATTMIFSIIILLNNLYERAKAAGNVAEMERFDISIGLSLLNPMDILGLIAGGAVIYWFCGASMQAVTTGAYRAVEFIKKHIKLEGVEKASIKDSKEVVKICTIYAQNGMVNIFIVIFCFALGFACFNHFFFVSYLISIALFGLFAAVYMANAGGAWDNAKKVVEVDLKEKGTPLHAATVVGDTVGDPYKDTSSVALNPIIKFTTLFGLLAVEMAITMPQQQAVTVGVILFIIGAIFAYRSFYGMRIKTVKVEGEIEKVA from the coding sequence ATGAAACCGGATATTATCAAGGTGTGTGCCGCCATAGTGCTTATTATGGCAGTCTTCGCCCCCCTCGCTTTCGCAAGCGAGACTGATATACCCCTGCCGGAGCTGAACTCGGTGTTCACCATCGGCGGGAGCCAGATTCCCGGGCGCACGCTTCTTATCGTCGGCCTCCTGGTGTGCCTGCTTGGCGGCCTCTTCGGCCTGATCCAGTATATGCAGGTCAAGAAGCTCCCGGCTCACAAGAGCATGCTCGAGGTCTCCAACGTCATCTGGGAGACCTGCAAGACCTACCTCATCCAGCAGGGCAAATTCCTGCTGGCCCTGGAGATAATAATCGGCATATGCATTCTCTATTACTTCAAGGTGCTCAAGGATCTCCCGCTCCTCAAGGTCATCGGAATCCTCATCTGGTCAGTCGTCGGTATCGCCGGCTCATACGGCGTCGCCTGGTTCGGCATCAGGATGAACACTCTTTCCAACTCGCGCACGGCCTTTGCGTCGCTTGCGGGAAAGCCTTTCCCGATCTTTGAGATCCCCCTCAAGGCGGGAATGAGCATCGGCCTGCTGCTGGTGAGCGTAGAGCTCCTCATCATGCTTGGCATCTTGCTTTTCGTCGGCCCTGAAGAAGCGGGGGCATGCTTCATAGGATTCGCCATCGGCGAGTCCCTGGGTGCGAGCGTGCTCCGTATCTGTGGCGGTATCTTCACGAAGATTGCCGATATCGGCTCCGATCTCATGAAGATTGTCTTCAACATCAAGGAGGATGATGCGAGAAATCCCGGCGTCATAGCTGACTGCACAGGCGACAATGCCGGCGACAGCGTGGGACCCACGGCCGACGGATTCGAGACTTACGGCGTCACGGGCGTGGCCCTTATCGTGTTCATATGCCTGGCGGTGCAGGCCCAGTTCCAGTCGGATCTCATCATCTGGATATTCACGATGCGTGTCCTGATGATTATCACCTCGATGCTCTCTTACTGGCTCAACAGCATACTGTCCAGGGCTCTTTACGGGAAGAGGGAGGATCTCGACTTCGAGCAGCCTCTCACCAACCTGGTATGGCTCACGTCGATTCTCTCGATACTGATGACCTACCTTACGAGCTTTCTGCTCCTCTCCCCGCTCTCGCAGACGCACCCGGGCCTCTGGTGGAAGCTCGCCACCATTATAAGCTGCGGCACCCTGGCGGCAGCCGTCATCCCCGAGCTCACCAAGATCTTCACCAGCTCCAATTCCAGCCATGTGAAGGAGATCGTGAACGCCTCAAGGGAAGGCGGCGCCTCCCTCACGATCCTCTCAGGGCTCGTGGCCGGCAACTTCTCAGCTTTCTGGATGGGCCTCACCCTGCTGGGCCTCATGCTCATCGCCTGGCTCACCAGCCAGGCCGGCCTTGACGTCTTCCTGTTCCCAAAGTACAGCTCCGTCTTTGCCTTCGGCCTCGTTGCCTTCGGCTTCCTGGGGATGGGGCCCGTGACCATCGCCGTTGACTCCTATGGACCCGTGACTGACAACGCCCAGTCAATCTACGAGCTCTCCCTCATCGAGCAGATACCCGACGTGAAAGAGGAGCTCAAGAAGGACTTCGGCTTCGAGCCCAATTTTGAAGAAGCCAAGCATTTCCTGGAAAAGAACGACGGCGCCGGCAACACCTTCAAGGCCACGGCCAAGCCGGTCCTCATAGGCACCGCCGTCGTGGGAGCTACTACGATGATCTTCTCCATCATCATCCTGCTGAACAATCTCTACGAGAGGGCCAAAGCGGCGGGAAACGTCGCGGAGATGGAGAGGTTCGATATCAGCATCGGCCTCAGCCTTCTCAATCCCATGGACATCCTGGGCCTCATAGCCGGCGGCGCCGTCATCTACTGGTTCTGCGGCGCGTCGATGCAGGCCGTGACCACAGGAGCTTACAGGGCCGTAGAATTCATAAAGAAACACATCAAACTTGAAGGCGTTGAAAAGGCTTCCATCAAGGACAGCAAGGAAGTGGTGAAGATCTGCACCATCTACGCCCAGAACGGCATGGTGAACATCTTCATCGTGATCTTCTGCTTCGCCCTGGGCTTTGCCTGCTTCAACCACTTCTTCTTCGTGAGCTACCTCATATCCATCGCCCTCTTCGGCCTCTTCGCCGCCGTCTATATGGCCAATGCGGGCGGCGCCTGGGACAATGCGAAGAAGGTCGTCGAGGTGGACCTCAAGGAAAAGGGCACACCCCTTCATGCCGCCACCGTCGTAGGCGACACCGTGGGCGACCCTTACAAGGACACCTCGTCGGTGGCCCTGAACCCCATCATCAAGTTTACAACGCTTTTCGGACTGCTGGCCGTCGAGATGGCCATCACCATGCCTCAGCAGCAGGCGGTGACCGTAGGCGTGATACTCTTCATAATCGGCGCCATCTTTGCCTACCGCTCCTTCTACGGCATGAGGATCAAGACCGTCAAGGTTGAGGGTGAAATAGAGAAGGTGGCGTAA